GCCTGGGGAGAGTTCGACCTCTGTCAACTAGACGCAAATCTAGTTGGCAAGTTGTCTCGCTGAATCAGGAATCCCCGTTACTTTAGTACGGGGAGTGTCAAACTCCTCGACTTGCTGGCGTAAGGTATGAAGTTCGTTTTGAAGCGCTTCGTAAGTTTCGAGATCGAGAGTAATCGATGATTGCAGCATGGGAAGAGGTTGGGCTAACCCGCAAAGGGTATCAATGCTCTTTGGATTAACCTTAACTTTCCCAATTTGACTAGCTCGGCTCCACTCCAAGCCCTACAGAATTTTTAATATCCCTTGTTGCCCGACTAAAATTTCTCGCAGTAAGGAGAAAATGCCCACCCAAATAATCGGGGAAATATCGACCCCGCCAATGGGAGGAATGATTTTTCGAGTGGGAATCAAGAAGGGTTCGGTAGGCAACGCAATGAGGTTGAAAGGGAACCGCTTAAGTTCGACTTGCGGATACCAAGTTAGGACGATGCGGATAATAAAAAGAAAGATGGTTAAGCCGAGAAGAAGACTGAGACTCAAAATTCCAAAATCTGCGGTACTCATAAAGCGTCACTGTATTACTTTTTGTTAAAAAACTTGCTTTATTATAAGCGATGTGCATGAATTGCAGGGCGCAGAGGGTCAAAGCCGAACCCGCTTTCTCTAATTGTCTCGTTTTGTGACAAACTTTTAAATATATCGTCATTAAAAAAACCCTACGCATTGGAAAAAAACTATGACACCATCACTCGCGAACCTCTTTTGGAGCTTGTTCTGGGGAACAGTTATTGTCGTGCTTCCCGTAATTGCCG
This portion of the Oscillatoria sp. FACHB-1406 genome encodes:
- a CDS encoding photosystem II reaction center X protein, with protein sequence MTPSLANLFWSLFWGTVIVVLPVIAGLVFISQKDKIQRR
- a CDS encoding YggT family protein; this translates as MSTADFGILSLSLLLGLTIFLFIIRIVLTWYPQVELKRFPFNLIALPTEPFLIPTRKIIPPIGGVDISPIIWVGIFSLLREILVGQQGILKIL